Proteins found in one Fibrobacter sp. UWH6 genomic segment:
- a CDS encoding T9SS type A sorting domain-containing protein: protein MVRFSKFLCAMALSVVSLASLAMAQDEEVYTVYFDLNQKSRPGNVFLSDGFMQSFEGPVDDQGGDVFPSIDQIFRTDGYCFDGWTLEPENSLASSYGGITSALVAASGTDDGNIQLYARWTGINCINPATVPVEIVPENEGASLHGSIRLQQYYYSQLSPKLEMDSISIAPNSTTFEIPWKLISVGTTEGNSEYASFTFHVLDLPDAGYELSDIEMVRDEASAVNGSVCDDSFSYERETRILKIKPTRGCKYKLKASYSALTYSLSFEHPIDGQGLFYVKDEYGYGWPSGAVGYSIGSGDFPIVYDMNGCRYGWVPASEELAEQYKGGVALGMTAELAAIMNAEDSYSMKLSKVDQCNMVMDKWENVFYADEGGSVEVVQTYPNGDEVDLVKLELKTNVSGVPELDLPVLWGYSIPVTVVPKPKDGYSLRQISVEKVIDGVSGTFVFNETANVNLMESANWTISFERSSPRYYAYDFELTPEEMEDLFFESAVIPQPDTVYYGQSHSRMVFHKTKAFLGWSLIRASRRSATDRIYVDLQELQDYGSMNPNAPTTLYAVWKDKDASDAKEIAVFEEGHASVWAYQFFGKDTLFHAFDENGKLFASDTMGVQVWFKVVPDEKYEFVKNSVKVYAMECETEYNSLGESGSEEDGMSYNSLEEFLEFRECYHFSNEEEGNYYLGWGNLAKVVFEINKKPEEEEPVDVELVFDVLFDEKTTALDKKQIYYGYDWVDSARYTFANQNDTATYKLPAYVYTSDACVVGWSEKTELSEQDWVYTAFDLHLAERSAESGKNKLYAVWADAQECGDYNHLKVSSEHGVLVLQNVSLENDSVASEYRFAADGSTLLPKRMDGFRLVANGTPDAGYELDSLVLHSSDSITYYFAEGVALPLARMDGELKAYFGKANKTPVEIVYDTLMGSGNAVAMKFKTSDFDVARGVKAYAFLIDAMGVVDTLLTKSVEKTSDTLSFRKFPLRPGSYKFSVRLSEGGKFVDSREYPYVVEDRIVATGEDTWQMISMALVDTSKLSRDDDQIFYWWDDMGTPGLYWQYKELGRGEEFDDRRGFWYNTLTGQDLLLNSKREPLYKDVKWNLDSSYSGWNLVANPYGCYVSLYAGHENERKSVNEKSRVNFVRYDVKSGDYVAADTLMPYEAVWAEVSGPVEWRLKAEPVYISDSKVSGNSPAVLKKSLAKAENNSNWYIQAVLSDKNGREDSWNIMGVSPEPFVGSEPPAAMGDRVSLSIVEGKRALAKSFKSESQSYKWDLSLSASSDRMGELTLVGVAALNDMGYRVFVTANGETTEMKEGAALKVALKTSGSNATVHVTRADAVVASAVGGLRFVQAAGSLDVGFTVEESLAGARMVVNVLDLHGKVKASYKGRAAAGTNRVALEAPRTGLYLLHVQVAGEKASRKIMVK, encoded by the coding sequence GTTACTGCTTTGATGGTTGGACTTTGGAGCCTGAGAACAGCCTTGCTAGTTCATACGGTGGGATAACTTCGGCTTTGGTGGCTGCTTCCGGGACAGATGATGGCAATATCCAATTGTACGCCCGATGGACTGGTATCAATTGCATTAATCCGGCTACTGTGCCTGTAGAGATTGTTCCTGAGAACGAGGGGGCTAGCTTGCATGGAAGCATTCGGTTGCAGCAGTATTATTATTCGCAGTTGTCTCCGAAATTGGAGATGGATTCGATCTCAATTGCTCCCAACTCCACGACTTTTGAGATTCCCTGGAAGTTGATTTCAGTCGGCACTACAGAAGGGAATTCGGAATATGCTTCGTTTACGTTCCATGTCCTGGATTTGCCTGATGCGGGTTATGAACTTAGCGATATTGAGATGGTTCGTGATGAGGCTAGTGCTGTAAATGGATCCGTTTGTGATGATAGCTTTTCTTATGAGCGTGAAACACGGATTCTCAAAATTAAGCCGACAAGAGGTTGTAAGTACAAGCTGAAGGCTTCGTATTCCGCTTTGACCTATTCCTTGTCTTTTGAACATCCCATCGATGGTCAGGGCCTATTCTACGTGAAGGACGAATATGGTTATGGCTGGCCCAGCGGGGCCGTTGGCTATAGTATCGGGAGTGGGGATTTCCCCATTGTTTACGATATGAATGGTTGCCGATATGGCTGGGTTCCGGCCTCCGAGGAATTGGCTGAACAGTATAAGGGTGGCGTTGCCCTGGGGATGACTGCCGAACTTGCCGCAATCATGAATGCCGAAGATTCCTATTCCATGAAGTTGTCTAAGGTAGATCAGTGCAACATGGTGATGGACAAGTGGGAAAATGTTTTTTATGCGGATGAAGGGGGCTCTGTAGAAGTTGTACAGACTTACCCCAATGGCGATGAAGTAGACCTGGTTAAGCTTGAATTGAAAACCAATGTCAGCGGCGTTCCGGAATTGGATCTTCCTGTTCTATGGGGATATTCTATCCCTGTTACGGTTGTGCCCAAGCCTAAGGATGGCTACTCCTTACGTCAGATTTCCGTGGAGAAGGTAATCGATGGAGTTTCTGGAACCTTCGTGTTTAACGAAACGGCCAACGTCAATTTGATGGAAAGTGCAAACTGGACTATTTCTTTTGAACGGAGCTCGCCCCGCTATTACGCTTATGATTTCGAGTTGACTCCCGAAGAAATGGAGGACCTGTTCTTTGAAAGTGCGGTGATCCCCCAGCCGGATACGGTTTATTACGGCCAGTCCCATAGTAGGATGGTATTCCACAAGACAAAGGCTTTTTTGGGATGGTCCTTGATCCGCGCGAGTCGTAGGAGTGCAACCGACCGTATTTATGTTGACTTGCAGGAATTGCAGGATTATGGAAGCATGAACCCCAATGCGCCCACGACCCTCTATGCCGTGTGGAAGGACAAGGACGCCAGTGATGCAAAGGAAATTGCTGTTTTTGAAGAGGGCCATGCATCGGTCTGGGCTTACCAGTTTTTTGGAAAGGATACCTTGTTCCATGCCTTTGACGAGAATGGCAAGCTGTTCGCTTCCGATACTATGGGAGTTCAAGTCTGGTTCAAGGTTGTGCCGGACGAGAAATACGAATTTGTCAAAAACAGCGTAAAAGTTTACGCAATGGAATGCGAGACTGAATATAACTCCCTCGGAGAATCTGGCAGTGAAGAGGACGGGATGAGTTATAACTCGTTAGAGGAATTTCTTGAATTCCGCGAGTGTTATCACTTCTCGAACGAAGAGGAGGGAAACTATTATCTTGGCTGGGGTAATTTAGCGAAGGTCGTATTTGAGATTAACAAGAAGCCTGAAGAGGAAGAGCCGGTGGATGTAGAACTGGTCTTTGACGTACTGTTCGATGAAAAGACAACAGCCCTTGATAAAAAGCAGATTTATTATGGCTATGACTGGGTGGACAGTGCCCGTTACACATTCGCCAATCAGAATGATACAGCGACCTATAAGCTGCCGGCTTACGTCTATACTTCTGACGCCTGCGTTGTTGGCTGGTCCGAAAAGACGGAGCTTTCGGAACAGGACTGGGTGTATACGGCCTTTGACTTGCATCTGGCGGAACGTTCTGCCGAATCCGGCAAGAATAAGCTTTATGCCGTGTGGGCCGACGCACAGGAATGTGGCGACTACAACCACCTGAAGGTCTCCTCTGAACATGGTGTGCTGGTGCTGCAGAATGTGTCCCTGGAAAATGATTCCGTTGCCAGTGAGTATCGCTTTGCTGCAGACGGTTCCACTTTGCTTCCGAAGCGGATGGATGGATTCCGTCTTGTGGCGAATGGAACGCCGGATGCGGGCTATGAGCTGGATTCCCTGGTGCTGCATAGTTCCGATAGCATCACCTATTATTTTGCGGAAGGTGTCGCTTTGCCTCTGGCCCGCATGGATGGCGAACTGAAGGCTTACTTCGGCAAGGCCAACAAGACGCCTGTTGAAATTGTGTACGATACCTTGATGGGTTCCGGCAATGCGGTTGCGATGAAGTTCAAGACGAGCGATTTCGATGTGGCTCGTGGCGTGAAGGCTTATGCCTTCCTGATCGATGCCATGGGCGTGGTGGATACGCTTTTGACAAAGTCCGTGGAGAAAACTTCTGACACTTTGAGCTTCCGCAAGTTCCCTCTTCGACCGGGAAGCTACAAGTTTAGCGTGCGCCTGTCCGAAGGCGGCAAGTTTGTGGATTCCAGGGAATATCCCTACGTGGTGGAAGATCGGATTGTGGCTACCGGCGAGGATACCTGGCAGATGATTTCTATGGCGCTGGTGGATACGTCTAAGCTTTCCCGTGATGACGACCAGATTTTCTACTGGTGGGACGACATGGGTACTCCCGGTTTGTACTGGCAGTACAAGGAACTGGGCCGTGGCGAAGAATTTGACGACCGCCGTGGTTTCTGGTATAACACTCTGACCGGTCAGGACTTGCTGCTGAATTCCAAGAGGGAACCTCTTTATAAGGACGTGAAGTGGAACCTGGACAGTTCCTACAGCGGTTGGAACCTGGTGGCAAATCCCTATGGTTGTTACGTCAGCCTTTATGCGGGGCACGAAAATGAACGCAAGTCGGTCAACGAAAAGTCCCGCGTAAACTTCGTGCGTTACGATGTAAAGTCGGGCGACTATGTGGCTGCCGATACGTTGATGCCCTACGAAGCGGTATGGGCTGAAGTGTCTGGACCTGTGGAATGGCGTCTAAAGGCGGAACCGGTATACATCTCCGATTCCAAGGTTAGCGGTAATTCGCCTGCGGTCCTCAAAAAATCCCTGGCCAAGGCCGAAAATAACTCCAATTGGTACATCCAGGCCGTTCTTTCCGATAAGAATGGTCGCGAAGATTCCTGGAACATCATGGGTGTGAGCCCGGAACCCTTTGTGGGTTCTGAACCGCCTGCCGCCATGGGTGACCGTGTTTCGCTGTCTATCGTCGAAGGCAAGCGCGCCCTGGCCAAGTCCTTTAAGTCTGAATCCCAGAGCTATAAGTGGGATTTGAGCCTGAGTGCAAGTTCTGACCGAATGGGTGAACTGACCCTGGTGGGCGTGGCCGCCCTGAATGATATGGGTTACCGCGTATTTGTAACCGCAAACGGTGAAACAACGGAGATGAAGGAAGGTGCCGCCCTGAAGGTCGCCCTGAAGACCTCCGGTTCCAATGCCACGGTCCATGTGACCAGGGCGGACGCCGTGGTGGCTTCGGCTGTGGGTGGGCTTCGCTTTGTCCAGGCTGCAGGTTCTTTGGATGTGGGCTTTACCGTGGAAGAATCCCTGGCTGGCGCCCGTATGGTCGTAAATGTGCTGGATCTGCACGGCAAGGTGAAGGCTTCTTACAAGGGCCGTGCCGCTGCCGGAACGAACCGCGTGGCCCTCGAGGCTCCCAGAACCGGCTTGTACCTGCTCCATGTCCAGGTGGCAGGGGAGAAGGCTTCCCGGAAGATTATGGTAAAATAG